A genomic segment from Maniola hyperantus chromosome 4, iAphHyp1.2, whole genome shotgun sequence encodes:
- the LOC117997386 gene encoding U11/U12 small nuclear ribonucleoprotein 35 kDa protein-like — protein MFHEDKEFQKCATTTYDPIKIGSIDGTDTEPHDRAILRAVHSEYVPNKLVKGDPHHTVFVARLNPRTTQDTIYTEFSKFGKIVNCRLVKDIVTGKSKQYAFVEYAASTSVEQALRTMYKEYVDGAEIIVEREAERRLQGWKPRRLGGGFGGKRESGQLRFGCSERPFKRPLLVSSKNDKNDPFRKKT, from the exons ATGTTTCATGAAGATAAAGAGTTTCAAAAGTGCGCAACTACCACTTACGACCCCATCAAAATTGGTTCCATAGATG GGACGGATACGGAGCCTCATGATCGTGCAATACTAAGAGCTGTACACTCGGAGTATGTGCCCAACAAACTAGTGAAAGGTGATCCCCACCACACCGTATTTGTTGCACGTCTAAACCCAAGAACCACACAg GACACAATATACACAGAATTCtcaaaatttggaaaaatagtAAATTGTCGCTTGGTCAAAGATATTGTAACTGGGAAATCAAAGCAATATGCTTTTGTGGAATATGCAGCATCAACCAGTGTGGAGCAAGCCTTGAGGACAATGTACAAGGAATATGTTGACGGAGCCGAGATCATTGTGGAGAGGGAGGCAGAGAGGAGGCTGCAAGGGTGGAAACCGCGGAGGCTCGGGGGAGGGTTTGGAGGCAAGAGGGAGTCTGGGCAGCTGCGGTTTGGTTGTAGCGAGAGACCTTTTAAAAGGCCTCTCTTGGTATCTtcaaaaaatgataaaaatgacccatttagaaaaaaaacataA
- the LOC117996852 gene encoding uncharacterized protein, with product MCNDCCKEFTGWCNSFTKTEVLLCVLQVIFLVVLIAFLTFLILHLVVCSNNKPSPEGPSEIEPNVNTTQTDSTEGISTDENDKATESSTVSITTKNVTHTAHVANQTETVPPTEKSEITVDTDRIPTQASILDKAVKCTWKPSEKTKAFTHYYESNQTLIMTTKFDKTAAKNNGMKVAKEIDEITIENDMESELEDNKLIEYPTDGEEIYDSRKHFLLALVKIKPPQDITFGCTLTVVSKYWTLTAASCIEAIEEVDSLDSFVMMQGLGEKQNIHPVADVMIHPQYEGVNLTYDLAALKSESSLITKESSAVTLPNMVDYFLVTIGERLTILGYGRFRNIDKDPLTRSVREVSVHRMPLSVCPTAPATWSPRHLTGGTPVTRGACRASPICAGVLRARTAPCNYCAGTPLLQQDVLLGVMSANQQCGLSCEPARFVNLALVADWLRAVLDSN from the exons ATGTGTAATGATTGCTGCAAGGAGTTCACAGGGTGGTGCAACTCCTTTACTAAAACAGAAGTTTTGTTATGTGTCTTACAAGTTATATTTCTTGTAGTGCTCATTGCATTTCTGACATTTCTAATACTGCATCTTGTGGTTTGCTCAAACAATAAACCGAGTCCAGAAGGGCCCAGCGAGATTGAACCAAACGTTAACACTACTCAAACAGACAGTACAGAAGGTATAAGTACTGATGAAAATGACAAAGCAACGGAAAGCAGTACAGTTTCCATTACAACTAAAAATGTAACTCACACTGCACATGTGGCAAATCAGACAGAAACAGTGCCTCCAactgaaaaatctgaaattacaGTTGACACAGATAGAATACCAACTCAAGCAAGTATATTAGACAAAGCAGTCAAATGTACTTGGAAACCATCTGAAAAAACTAAAGCTTTTACACACTATTATGAAAGTAATCAAACTCTAATAATGACTACAAAGTTTGACAAAACTGCAGCTAAAAACAACGGTATGAAAGTTGCAAAAGAAATTGACGAAATTACTATTGAAAACGATATGGAATCTGAACTTGAggataataaattaatagaaTATCCAACAGATGGTGAAGAGATATATGATTCGCGTAAACATTTCCTCTTAGCCCTTGTAAAGATTAAACCTCCACAAGATATAACTTTTGGCTGTACATTAACTGTTGTCAGCAAATATTGGACTTTAACTGCTGCTAGCTGCATAGAGGCAATAGAGGAAGTCGATTCCCTCGATTCTTTTGTCATGATGCAAGGGCTTGGGGAAAAACAAAACATACATCCAGTAGCAGATGTCATGATACATCCACAGTATGAAGGGGTGAACTTAACTTACGATTTGGCTGCTTTGAAGTCGGAGAGTAGTTTAATAACTAAGGAGAGTTCAGCTGTAACATTGCCGAACATGGTTGATTATTTCCTCGTCACTATTGGAGAGAGACTTACGATTCTTGGATATGGGAGGTTCAG GAACATCGACAAAGACCCGCTAACTCGCAGCGTGCGCGAGGTGTCCGTGCACCGCATGCCTCTGTCTGTGTGCCCCACCGCGCCCGCTACGTGGTCCCCGCGGCACCTCACCGGAGGAACCCCGGTGACGCGCGGCGCCTGCAGGGCCTCGCCCATCTGCGCCGGGGTGCTCCGCGCTCGCACGGCGCCCTGCAACTACTGCGCGGGAACCCCGCTGTTGCAGCAGGACGTGCTGCTCGGAGTCATGAGTGCCAACCAGCAGTGTGGGCTGTCGTGTGAACCCGCGCGCTTCGTTAACCTGGCTCTTGTTGCTGACTGGTTACGAGCTGTACTTGATTCTaattaa